From the genome of Bacteroides sp. MSB163, one region includes:
- a CDS encoding Outer membrane protein SusF domain-containing protein, whose product MRKSFIYGIVLTTAFLSGCKGDYDDWAAPQGFDAEEAKNINVNITPAAGIEMENVTTETIQLFTASVDAPEGMEVTAYEAVLSKIDENGVAQGKTILATDASGNVSTKEVVSAVESYYGKNPIARKLAVTVMAYIKQAEQAFCVSSNQVEVQVTLIKPDISESYYLVGDMVGWNEASMVKFTHSDVNVYDDPVFTISFTTTVDDQYWKIIPQKNIDAGDFFANPGVVGPKVDGDDAMSGQLVNEGAGAGKIAKAGKYNMTINMMDYTYEITEAPTELYMTGSEYSWGGVWKQLTPVNGTGTDYWTIVYLSVGEKIKFAPQAGWGNDFGGQATVNDEAGAGLVADADNNLEVKNAGWYLLHVVNGVERIVNVLVPNVYLIGDTAPAGWSVDETGKFVIPETKDGEFVSPAFMTNKEVRMCVSFGGYDWWKAEFIVLDGKIVYRGNGGDQERVSVSEGQKAYLNFTDGTGVFK is encoded by the coding sequence ATGAGAAAATCATTCATATATGGTATAGTTCTTACAACCGCGTTTCTTAGCGGTTGTAAGGGTGATTATGATGACTGGGCAGCTCCTCAAGGTTTTGATGCGGAGGAAGCTAAAAATATAAACGTGAATATTACACCTGCTGCGGGCATTGAAATGGAGAATGTTACCACTGAAACTATTCAGCTTTTTACTGCGTCGGTAGATGCTCCGGAAGGTATGGAAGTTACTGCTTATGAAGCTGTACTGAGCAAAATAGATGAGAATGGAGTCGCACAGGGAAAAACTATCTTGGCAACTGATGCTTCAGGAAATGTATCTACTAAAGAAGTTGTGAGTGCAGTAGAAAGCTATTATGGTAAGAATCCGATTGCACGTAAATTGGCTGTAACTGTAATGGCATACATTAAACAAGCTGAACAGGCTTTTTGTGTAAGTTCCAATCAGGTAGAAGTACAAGTAACGCTTATTAAACCTGATATCTCAGAATCGTATTATCTTGTTGGTGATATGGTTGGATGGAATGAAGCGAGTATGGTAAAATTCACTCATAGTGATGTGAATGTTTATGATGATCCTGTGTTTACCATCTCCTTTACTACAACAGTTGATGATCAGTATTGGAAAATCATTCCTCAAAAGAATATTGATGCAGGTGATTTTTTTGCAAATCCTGGAGTTGTAGGTCCTAAAGTGGATGGAGATGATGCTATGAGCGGTCAACTCGTGAATGAGGGTGCCGGTGCAGGAAAGATTGCGAAAGCCGGTAAGTATAATATGACCATTAATATGATGGATTATACTTATGAAATTACGGAAGCTCCTACGGAACTTTATATGACGGGCAGTGAATACTCTTGGGGTGGTGTATGGAAACAACTTACTCCGGTAAATGGTACAGGTACTGATTATTGGACGATTGTATATTTGAGTGTTGGCGAAAAGATTAAGTTTGCTCCGCAGGCTGGCTGGGGAAATGATTTCGGTGGTCAGGCAACGGTGAATGATGAGGCCGGTGCAGGTTTGGTTGCTGATGCTGATAATAATTTAGAAGTTAAGAACGCCGGTTGGTATCTGCTTCATGTTGTTAATGGTGTGGAACGTATAGTTAATGTGTTGGTTCCGAATGTTTATTTGATAGGGGATACGGCTCCTGCAGGATGGAGTGTTGATGAAACGGGAAAGTTTGTTATTCCGGAAACAAAGGATGGGGAATTTGTATCTCCTGCATTCATGACAAATAAAGAAGTGCGTATGTGTGTCAGTTTTGGTGGCTATGATTGGTGGAAAGCGGAATTCATCGTTCTCGATGGAAAGATTGTTTATCGAGGCAACGGTGGCGACCAGGAACGGGTAAGCGTTTCAGAAGGTCAGAAAGCTTATTTGAATTTCACTGACGGTACAGGAGTTTTTAAGTGA
- a CDS encoding SusE domain-containing protein: protein MKKYIIASLLAGVALMGFTSCEDDRDSNPTLTVPDSFVLNTPALAGNVYDLANCEGIELSCKQPNFGYTAAVSYYPQLSLTDEWENVLDENGEIVGNPKFVQLESYSTKAKFDVVAKDFNRAIMKIGGYTAEEQIPDNLDVYVRLNGVLNSGQNTYSNSITMKVKPFFQALVAADTELWYLIGACVGDGAWGSEIGVSVYPMSPVEGGKFDEATGKGPLTYTGYFTPELGFKIIRVPGEWADQWGGVDGDINQPRLKDDTGEGADFKVPSAGYYRIDLDCYTNTLTFTALDKDPAEYQQMMIAGDFTNWGDGAVHMSPVDTYAGARPHVWMYDMSITENTGMKFLVDSSWNPNWGGDKFPFGWGVGGGANIPVEAGDYRVIFNDITGYYHFYNK from the coding sequence ATGAAAAAATATATTATTGCATCTTTGTTGGCAGGTGTTGCTCTTATGGGTTTTACATCGTGTGAAGATGACAGAGACTCCAATCCTACCTTGACGGTACCTGATAGTTTTGTGCTGAATACACCTGCATTAGCTGGTAATGTGTATGATTTAGCTAATTGTGAGGGGATTGAACTGTCATGTAAACAACCGAATTTTGGTTATACGGCTGCTGTAAGCTATTATCCGCAACTTTCATTAACTGATGAATGGGAAAATGTGCTTGATGAGAATGGTGAAATTGTAGGCAATCCAAAATTTGTACAATTGGAAAGTTATAGTACGAAGGCTAAATTTGATGTTGTGGCTAAAGATTTCAATAGAGCCATTATGAAGATAGGTGGATATACAGCAGAAGAACAAATACCGGATAATTTGGATGTATATGTACGTCTTAATGGTGTTCTGAATTCAGGCCAAAATACTTATTCAAATAGTATAACAATGAAAGTTAAACCTTTCTTCCAGGCATTGGTTGCTGCGGATACAGAATTGTGGTATCTTATCGGTGCTTGTGTAGGAGATGGTGCATGGGGATCGGAAATCGGTGTTTCTGTTTATCCGATGTCTCCAGTAGAAGGTGGTAAGTTTGATGAGGCAACGGGTAAAGGTCCTCTTACTTATACAGGTTATTTCACACCCGAGCTTGGCTTCAAGATTATTCGTGTTCCCGGTGAGTGGGCTGATCAATGGGGTGGTGTTGATGGAGATATTAACCAACCTCGTCTGAAAGATGATACTGGTGAAGGTGCGGATTTTAAAGTTCCTTCGGCAGGCTACTATCGAATTGATCTTGATTGTTATACAAACACTTTGACATTTACTGCTCTTGATAAGGACCCGGCAGAGTACCAGCAGATGATGATTGCAGGTGACTTTACGAATTGGGGTGATGGAGCTGTGCACATGTCTCCGGTAGATACTTATGCGGGTGCTCGTCCACATGTATGGATGTATGATATGAGTATAACTGAAAATACAGGAATGAAGTTCCTCGTTGATAGCAGTTGGAATCCTAATTGGGGCGGTGATAAGTTCCCGTTTGGTTGGGGTGTTGGCGGCGGTGCTAATATTCCTGTAGAGGCTGGCGATTATCGAGTCATCTTTAATGATATTACCGGTTACTATCATTTTTACAATAAATAA